A single genomic interval of Streptomyces sp. BA2 harbors:
- a CDS encoding enoyl-CoA hydratase/isomerase family protein → MGRRPAFPHIGWDPTPGDVTDTRELAKKLGGLATELGNAVRDLERIECGAWKGKTALAFTEYIGQDVTPLVRKSHESFDKASRALHKWAGELQDFQDEADRLEKSAGEKLDARQEAETKAEGKGSKELGKASGDVDEVTGKVHDLEDRYARAAGRISKELDKAGDIAPDEPGFWDKLTKGVADAWDATGQWIKDHADMIKLIGDLLSDLTAVLGLLAIITLPFPPLAAIFGTAALIASGLALVAHGVAKGAGADVSWMSIGMDAVGLMPGIGAFSKGIKVAGKTTKLARAAGLAKAGNLGKGFQATNIGRARMLISTGEQAGFVEGGLKLLPGKVVLGGMADNVYEVSHATSGLASRMGGIANQGYHAGQWLGSKGANLIPGVNINPLGAGIAMDAGLKIFPKIESIHQHVGEALFPGDQFEKSATG, encoded by the coding sequence GTGGGGCGTCGGCCTGCCTTCCCGCACATCGGCTGGGACCCCACCCCCGGGGACGTGACCGACACCCGCGAGCTCGCGAAGAAGCTGGGCGGACTCGCGACGGAACTCGGCAACGCCGTACGGGACTTGGAGCGGATCGAGTGCGGGGCCTGGAAGGGCAAGACCGCGCTCGCCTTCACCGAGTACATAGGCCAGGACGTCACTCCCCTCGTCCGCAAGAGCCACGAGTCGTTCGACAAGGCCTCCCGGGCGCTGCACAAGTGGGCCGGCGAGCTCCAGGACTTCCAGGATGAGGCTGACCGCCTTGAGAAGTCGGCCGGGGAGAAGCTCGACGCCAGGCAGGAGGCCGAGACGAAGGCCGAGGGCAAGGGGAGCAAGGAGCTCGGCAAGGCTTCCGGCGACGTCGACGAGGTCACCGGCAAGGTTCATGACCTCGAGGACCGGTACGCGCGTGCCGCCGGGCGGATCAGTAAGGAGCTCGACAAGGCGGGTGACATCGCCCCGGACGAGCCCGGCTTCTGGGACAAGCTCACCAAGGGTGTCGCTGACGCGTGGGACGCCACGGGTCAGTGGATCAAGGACCACGCCGACATGATCAAACTGATCGGCGACCTGTTGAGCGACCTGACCGCGGTGCTGGGCCTGCTGGCCATCATCACGCTGCCGTTCCCGCCGCTCGCGGCAATCTTCGGCACGGCCGCGCTCATCGCGAGCGGGCTCGCGCTGGTGGCGCACGGGGTCGCCAAGGGGGCGGGTGCGGACGTGAGTTGGATGTCCATCGGGATGGACGCGGTGGGGTTGATGCCAGGGATCGGCGCCTTCAGCAAGGGCATCAAGGTGGCCGGGAAGACCACGAAGTTGGCCAGGGCCGCCGGGCTCGCCAAGGCCGGCAATCTCGGCAAGGGGTTCCAGGCGACCAACATCGGCAGAGCGCGCATGCTGATCTCCACCGGCGAGCAGGCCGGCTTCGTCGAGGGGGGCCTCAAGCTACTGCCCGGCAAGGTGGTGCTCGGCGGCATGGCGGACAACGTGTACGAGGTCTCCCATGCCACCAGCGGCCTGGCTTCGCGCATGGGCGGCATCGCCAACCAGGGTTACCACGCAGGTCAGTGGCTCGGTTCCAAGGGCGCCAACCTCATCCCTGGGGTGAACATCAACCCCCTGGGTGCCGGTATCGCCATGGACGCGGGGCTCAAGATCTTCCCCAAGATCGAGAGCATCCATCAGCACGTGGGAGAAGCCCTCTTCCCTGGTGACCAGTTCGAGAAGTCGGCGACGGGCTGA